Proteins encoded in a region of the Bacillus methanolicus genome:
- a CDS encoding AAA family ATPase, with protein MRPLKLTMQAFGPYAGREMIDFTLLGNRTMFVISGKTGSGKTTIFDGISYAIYGKASGEDRNGPELRSQFAKDDVLTEVSLEFSLRQKTYHIIRSPQQEKRKERGDGYTTIGAKAELYVYNEKGEKHLIASNIREVDEKIKEIMQIDSNQFRQIVMIPQGEFRKLLTSDSKEKEVILQRLFHTEIYKRIEEKLKEEALELKNKAEDHILQRERVLRSIHAVNSQELKEYVEADSVNDKLIIPLLTDEIKMMDKSLERLSKEGNEKQAERDKLQQKLYEAQTIAKQLQSLEDLKARMNELESQRELFEKKEQEITLALKAALLSQQEQLCHRLKNDLDQLVQEMEKIHLNVQSTEKELTDKEAELQTEKEREQDRQEAAALVNRLQNIEKDVRSFSVIEKEANKLHFLLDQAKKDKQTAENLLLKIEEQIKNLNLQKQEYEKNQLFYIENERMLEKLEATWNRLNKYEQLAKRYKKSVALLKEKNAAYEHANARYQDAKALTEYLEEKWLQGQAAVLAGQLAPGKACPVCGSEHHPNPAIFSQDEIPEEKDLKAAKQQVLLLEKERSTAESALFEIKSQVQSLEHSVQEQLSEIILEIPDFQSEELEAVKVSFESERKKLTESQLRLKEQQHKLVLIIAELEQCEEKKAKIQTEIQRLSSKVHELTIQFTEKKTNLARLLESIPEHLRSEEKFETELKRALNRRDELQKRLDQVQQQFQNAKEKYATENARFETVKKQVAETEKKLAAERESFKNSMIGQGFATYKEYSEAKKAETEIKKLELEVRKYWEEYRSVNDRYLEQSEMLKDVKEPDLDGLSNELNLLNDQIKELQERYTNLLMKKRDNEEILKKVLHINEEIKALEERYKIIGHLYDISRGQNTYRITFERYVLAAFLDDILREANIRLAKMTSGRYQLLRKSDRSKGNVQSGLELLVFDQYTGRERHVKTLSGGESFKAALSLALGLADVVQNYAGGVSIETMFIDEGFGTLDPESLDQAIEALIDIQNSGRLVGIISHVPELKERIDARLEVIATQSGSTTEFQFVN; from the coding sequence ATGAGGCCTTTAAAGCTGACAATGCAAGCGTTCGGCCCTTATGCCGGAAGGGAAATGATTGATTTTACATTATTAGGAAACAGGACGATGTTTGTTATTTCAGGTAAAACCGGTTCGGGAAAAACGACCATCTTTGATGGAATCAGTTATGCCATATACGGGAAAGCGAGCGGTGAAGATCGGAACGGCCCTGAACTCAGGAGCCAGTTTGCCAAAGATGATGTGTTAACAGAAGTTTCGCTCGAATTTTCCTTAAGGCAAAAGACATACCACATTATACGTTCACCCCAGCAGGAAAAACGTAAGGAACGGGGTGATGGGTATACTACTATTGGAGCAAAAGCCGAATTATACGTTTACAATGAAAAAGGGGAAAAACATCTGATTGCTTCAAATATCCGTGAAGTTGATGAAAAAATAAAAGAGATCATGCAGATAGACTCAAACCAGTTCCGGCAAATTGTCATGATCCCTCAAGGAGAATTCCGGAAGCTGCTCACATCTGACAGCAAAGAAAAAGAAGTGATTCTTCAACGATTGTTCCATACGGAAATTTATAAAAGAATTGAAGAAAAATTGAAAGAAGAAGCACTTGAGCTGAAAAACAAAGCGGAAGACCATATCTTGCAGCGAGAACGCGTTCTTCGATCGATTCATGCAGTTAACAGTCAGGAGTTAAAAGAGTATGTCGAAGCTGACAGTGTGAATGACAAACTCATAATCCCATTATTGACTGATGAGATTAAAATGATGGATAAAAGCCTTGAGCGTTTGTCAAAAGAAGGAAACGAAAAACAAGCCGAACGTGACAAGCTTCAGCAGAAATTGTATGAGGCTCAAACGATTGCGAAACAGCTTCAATCGTTAGAGGATTTAAAGGCACGAATGAACGAATTGGAGTCTCAAAGAGAGCTGTTTGAAAAAAAAGAGCAGGAAATAACGCTTGCCTTGAAAGCAGCTTTGCTTTCCCAACAGGAGCAGCTTTGCCACAGATTAAAAAACGATTTGGATCAACTCGTACAAGAAATGGAGAAGATCCATTTGAATGTGCAATCAACCGAGAAAGAGCTAACAGATAAAGAAGCAGAGCTTCAAACGGAAAAAGAACGTGAACAAGATCGTCAAGAAGCTGCCGCTCTCGTAAATCGCCTGCAAAATATTGAAAAAGATGTCCGCTCGTTCTCCGTCATTGAGAAGGAAGCAAATAAATTGCATTTTCTTTTAGATCAGGCAAAAAAGGATAAGCAGACAGCAGAAAACCTTCTATTAAAGATAGAAGAACAGATTAAAAATCTGAATCTACAAAAACAAGAATATGAAAAAAATCAGCTTTTTTATATCGAAAATGAAAGAATGCTTGAAAAGCTGGAGGCCACTTGGAACCGGCTGAATAAGTATGAACAGCTGGCAAAACGTTATAAAAAATCAGTTGCATTATTGAAGGAAAAAAATGCGGCGTATGAACATGCAAATGCCCGGTATCAAGATGCAAAAGCCTTGACAGAGTATTTAGAGGAAAAATGGCTTCAGGGACAGGCGGCAGTGCTCGCCGGACAACTTGCGCCCGGGAAAGCTTGTCCGGTTTGCGGATCGGAACACCATCCGAACCCGGCAATATTCTCTCAAGACGAGATACCTGAAGAAAAAGATTTAAAGGCAGCAAAACAGCAGGTTCTTCTGCTTGAAAAAGAAAGATCAACAGCTGAGTCAGCCTTGTTTGAAATAAAATCACAAGTTCAATCATTAGAACACTCTGTTCAAGAACAACTTTCGGAAATTATACTTGAAATCCCGGACTTTCAAAGTGAAGAGCTGGAAGCAGTAAAAGTTTCATTCGAATCGGAAAGAAAAAAGCTGACTGAAAGCCAGCTGCGTCTAAAAGAGCAACAGCATAAGCTTGTACTAATCATCGCTGAATTGGAGCAATGTGAAGAAAAAAAGGCAAAGATTCAAACGGAGATTCAACGGCTTTCATCAAAGGTTCATGAGCTGACCATTCAATTCACTGAAAAGAAAACGAATCTCGCAAGACTGTTGGAAAGCATTCCTGAACATCTTCGATCAGAAGAGAAATTTGAAACAGAGCTAAAGCGTGCATTGAACCGGAGAGACGAACTGCAAAAAAGGCTGGACCAAGTACAACAGCAATTCCAAAATGCGAAGGAAAAGTATGCAACCGAAAACGCCCGTTTTGAAACAGTGAAAAAGCAAGTGGCTGAAACAGAGAAAAAATTGGCGGCTGAAAGAGAGTCTTTTAAAAACAGCATGATTGGACAAGGGTTTGCTACTTATAAGGAGTATAGCGAGGCGAAAAAAGCAGAAACCGAAATTAAGAAACTGGAGCTTGAAGTTCGAAAATACTGGGAAGAGTACCGGTCTGTCAACGATCGCTACCTTGAACAGTCAGAAATGTTAAAGGACGTAAAAGAACCGGACTTAGACGGTTTATCGAACGAATTGAATCTATTAAACGACCAAATAAAAGAATTACAGGAACGATATACGAATCTCTTAATGAAAAAGCGGGATAACGAAGAAATATTGAAAAAAGTTTTACATATCAATGAGGAAATAAAGGCTCTTGAAGAACGGTATAAAATCATTGGACACTTATATGATATTTCACGGGGACAAAATACGTACCGGATTACATTTGAAAGGTATGTATTGGCGGCCTTCTTAGACGATATTTTAAGAGAAGCAAATATTCGCCTGGCCAAAATGACAAGCGGCCGCTATCAGCTACTAAGGAAATCGGATCGTTCAAAAGGAAATGTTCAAAGCGGACTTGAACTTCTTGTCTTTGACCAATATACAGGCCGAGAACGACATGTAAAAACACTTTCCGGCGGAGAGAGTTTTAAGGCAGCCCTTTCGCTTGCACTTGGTCTCGCTGATGTTGTTCAAAATTATGCCGGCGGAGTTTCAATAGAAACAATGTTTATTGATGAAGGATTTGGAACGCTTGACCCTGAATCTTTAGATCAGGCAATAGAAGCCTTGATCGATATCCAGAACAGCGGCCGGCTTGTTGGAATCATTTCTCACGTACCCGAGCTGAAAGAACGGATCGATGCGAGACTGGAAGTCATTGCAACCCAAAGCGGAAGCACAACCGAATTTCAGTTTGTCAATTAA
- a CDS encoding diphthine--ammonia ligase, which translates to MCKNIALSWSGGKDGCMALDKLVKQGYKISCFVTTVPKEMGRTFGHGEKRELITLQGEALDVPVHFIECTFESYTERFIESLKMLKTKYNLEGIAFGDLYLDEHREWGEKTAHSSGLEAIYPLWMKQSEALAALEAFVQSGYKAKVIRVRKDMLEDSWLGREVNGRFLHDIVKKNVCPMGEAGEYHTFVYDGPLFKKIIKVNDGEVISYDHSSRLELEDGVLINKN; encoded by the coding sequence ATGTGTAAAAACATTGCTCTTTCCTGGAGCGGCGGAAAAGATGGATGTATGGCGTTAGACAAGCTTGTTAAGCAAGGCTATAAAATTTCTTGTTTTGTTACGACGGTTCCGAAAGAAATGGGGAGGACGTTTGGTCACGGGGAAAAAAGGGAATTGATTACGCTCCAAGGGGAAGCATTGGATGTCCCTGTTCATTTTATCGAATGCACCTTTGAAAGTTATACCGAAAGATTCATAGAATCTTTAAAAATGCTTAAAACGAAGTACAATTTAGAAGGCATTGCATTTGGTGATCTTTATTTGGATGAACACCGCGAGTGGGGAGAAAAGACAGCACACTCAAGCGGTTTAGAAGCGATCTATCCGTTGTGGATGAAACAATCGGAAGCTCTAGCTGCATTAGAAGCATTTGTACAATCAGGCTATAAAGCAAAAGTGATAAGAGTGCGGAAAGATATGCTGGAAGATTCATGGCTCGGAAGAGAGGTAAATGGCCGGTTTCTTCATGACATCGTGAAGAAGAATGTTTGCCCGATGGGGGAAGCGGGTGAATATCATACGTTTGTTTATGATGGTCCATTATTTAAGAAAATAATCAAAGTAAACGATGGAGAAGTCATTTCTTACGACCATTCGAGCAGGCTTGAATTAGAAGATGGAGTCTTAATAAATAAAAATTGA
- a CDS encoding DMT family transporter: protein MKWLFSFLALLGGIAIGLQAVINGGLGKKVGAVEGAFISFAIGTLALFFVVIFFGKGNISAVSNVPKWQLVGGLLGALYVFIMVLVVPKIGVTKASITVIAGQLLIGAVIDHFGLLGGIQVPLDFRKILAISMLFGSLLLFHYK, encoded by the coding sequence ATGAAATGGCTGTTTTCATTTCTTGCATTGCTTGGGGGAATCGCAATCGGTTTACAGGCTGTTATTAATGGCGGACTCGGGAAAAAAGTCGGTGCAGTTGAAGGGGCTTTTATTTCGTTTGCAATCGGAACCCTCGCATTATTTTTTGTCGTGATTTTTTTCGGAAAAGGTAATATCTCTGCCGTCTCCAATGTTCCAAAATGGCAGCTGGTTGGCGGTTTACTCGGGGCTTTATATGTGTTTATCATGGTTCTTGTTGTTCCAAAAATAGGCGTGACGAAAGCTTCAATTACTGTCATAGCAGGACAGCTGCTGATTGGTGCGGTTATTGACCATTTCGGTTTGTTAGGCGGAATTCAAGTGCCGCTAGATTTTAGAAAGATACTCGCTATTTCCATGCTTTTCGGATCTTTATTGTTATTTCATTATAAATAA
- the coaW gene encoding type II pantothenate kinase — MNIKKVGIDAGGSLVKITYEESGVFHYKKYPISELASALEWLKIVAPNAKVALTGGKASIMKDQFFSEGKIVPEFESTCAGAMFLLNEAGIDTDNKIIIVNIGTGTSWFVADKNNYTRIFGSGIGGGTLMGLGALLTGETDFSKLVELASNGNKGNVDMLVKDIYYPQEPPIDGNLTASNFAKGVVNQNSSKEDKAAAVINMIGETLVLLSMQAVSAHGADRLVYIGSTLAGNEPLKQCLSSYKKMVGIEHVFLDHGEYAGALGALLLL; from the coding sequence ATGAATATAAAAAAAGTTGGGATTGATGCCGGCGGTTCTTTAGTGAAAATCACTTATGAAGAAAGCGGTGTCTTTCATTACAAAAAATATCCGATTAGCGAGCTTGCATCTGCTCTTGAATGGCTGAAAATAGTTGCACCAAATGCAAAAGTGGCTTTGACAGGGGGAAAAGCCTCAATTATGAAAGATCAATTTTTTTCTGAAGGTAAGATTGTTCCCGAATTCGAATCTACTTGTGCGGGAGCCATGTTTTTATTAAATGAGGCTGGAATCGATACTGATAATAAAATAATTATTGTAAATATCGGAACGGGAACTTCATGGTTTGTCGCAGATAAAAATAATTACACTCGCATTTTTGGGAGTGGAATCGGCGGCGGAACGTTGATGGGACTTGGTGCTTTGCTCACAGGCGAAACGGATTTTTCCAAATTGGTTGAATTAGCATCTAATGGAAATAAAGGAAATGTTGATATGTTAGTTAAAGACATCTATTATCCGCAGGAACCCCCAATTGACGGGAACTTGACTGCCAGTAATTTTGCCAAGGGTGTAGTCAATCAAAATAGTTCAAAAGAAGACAAGGCAGCTGCTGTCATTAACATGATTGGGGAAACCCTTGTTTTATTGAGCATGCAGGCAGTATCAGCCCATGGTGCGGATCGTCTTGTTTATATCGGCAGCACGCTTGCAGGGAATGAACCACTAAAACAATGTCTTTCTTCTTATAAAAAGATGGTGGGAATTGAACATGTGTTTTTAGATCATGGAGAATATGCCGGTGCGCTCGGTGCGCTCTTGCTTTTGTAA
- the selB gene encoding selenocysteine-specific translation elongation factor yields the protein MNKRFFTIGMAGHIDHGKTSLTKALTNVDTDRLKEEKERQISIELGFAPLYDDGEIQISVIDVPGHERFIRQMIAGVAGIDLVVLVVAADEGVMPQTREHLDILGFLGIKSGIVAITKIDRVEEEFIDLVKDDILEELKGTVFENSPFVLVDSLSKKGIDELKGLIIHTLKEQETRDAKGPFRLPIDQVFTVKGQGTVVRGTVYEGTVEEGQPLMILPKRIEVRARQIQVHHQPAERAFAGQRAAINLSGVSKEDLERGDVLVSSEHFTVTKTIDVAIRIVENLEYEVKQRMPIKCHIGTAEVMGRIVFFDRNELKEENGEILCQLRLDEEIVAKRGDRFILRRPSPQETIGGGWVIDPNGKKYRFGLKTIEELEKKKEGTPKERVIRALTDATSAVFQELAKKTSLDEETLIHVLEDEAFVLYNGKEYTLASIVNAIEEEVYGRLKEFHAASPMKQGINKAELLQMLQKTFPRTLIEHVLERGVEKGMFGRREQFVFLGEFVPHIPENWQKRVENMLEELKTDGFKVRYLTDYIAGAGIPDSLIDDLKKHLEKQGFIVPLNDQYYWHSDHFNEAVKRLKEHTGTEFEIGDAKEVLNLSRKYMIPFLERLDAFGHTKRVENKRIWQ from the coding sequence TTGAACAAAAGGTTTTTTACAATTGGAATGGCAGGGCATATCGACCATGGCAAAACTTCACTCACGAAAGCTCTTACAAATGTTGACACAGACCGTCTGAAAGAGGAAAAAGAGCGGCAAATCTCTATTGAACTTGGTTTTGCACCTTTATACGATGATGGAGAAATTCAAATATCCGTTATCGATGTTCCCGGACACGAGCGGTTCATCCGCCAAATGATCGCCGGAGTTGCCGGAATTGATCTAGTTGTTCTTGTTGTGGCAGCTGATGAAGGAGTCATGCCGCAAACGCGGGAGCATTTGGATATACTTGGTTTTCTCGGAATCAAGAGCGGGATTGTTGCGATCACAAAAATTGACCGGGTTGAGGAAGAGTTTATTGACCTTGTCAAAGATGATATTTTAGAGGAGTTAAAAGGGACGGTTTTTGAAAACTCTCCGTTCGTATTGGTTGACAGCCTGTCGAAAAAAGGGATTGATGAGCTGAAAGGTTTGATTATACATACGTTAAAAGAGCAGGAAACAAGGGATGCAAAAGGACCTTTCCGCCTTCCTATTGACCAGGTTTTTACCGTAAAAGGCCAGGGAACGGTTGTAAGGGGTACGGTTTATGAAGGCACTGTTGAAGAAGGACAGCCTTTAATGATTCTGCCAAAAAGAATTGAAGTTCGCGCCCGCCAGATTCAAGTGCATCACCAGCCTGCTGAAAGAGCATTTGCAGGGCAGCGTGCGGCCATTAACCTTTCCGGGGTCTCAAAGGAAGATTTAGAACGGGGAGATGTTCTTGTATCATCTGAGCATTTCACCGTGACAAAAACGATCGATGTGGCGATTCGAATTGTTGAAAATCTTGAATATGAAGTGAAGCAAAGAATGCCGATCAAATGCCATATCGGTACGGCCGAAGTGATGGGACGAATCGTTTTCTTTGACCGGAACGAACTAAAGGAGGAAAACGGCGAAATTCTTTGTCAACTCCGGCTTGATGAAGAGATTGTTGCGAAACGGGGCGACCGATTTATTTTAAGGCGGCCGAGCCCGCAGGAAACAATCGGCGGAGGCTGGGTCATTGATCCAAACGGGAAAAAATATCGGTTTGGACTGAAAACAATTGAAGAGCTTGAAAAGAAGAAGGAAGGAACTCCTAAAGAACGAGTAATAAGAGCTTTAACCGATGCAACAAGTGCCGTGTTCCAGGAGCTTGCGAAGAAGACTTCCCTTGATGAAGAAACGCTAATACATGTACTGGAAGATGAAGCATTTGTTCTTTATAACGGAAAAGAATATACGTTAGCGTCAATTGTGAATGCAATTGAAGAAGAAGTTTACGGCCGTTTGAAAGAATTTCACGCGGCGTCTCCGATGAAGCAAGGGATAAATAAAGCTGAATTGCTGCAAATGCTGCAAAAAACTTTCCCTCGTACATTAATTGAGCATGTGCTGGAAAGGGGAGTTGAGAAAGGTATGTTTGGCCGCCGCGAGCAATTTGTATTTCTTGGAGAGTTCGTTCCGCATATACCTGAAAACTGGCAAAAGCGGGTAGAGAATATGCTTGAGGAATTGAAAACAGATGGCTTTAAGGTCCGTTATTTAACGGATTATATTGCGGGCGCCGGCATTCCGGACAGCCTAATTGACGACTTGAAAAAGCATTTAGAAAAACAGGGATTTATCGTACCGCTAAATGATCAGTATTATTGGCATAGCGATCATTTCAATGAAGCAGTAAAAAGGCTTAAAGAACACACCGGAACAGAATTTGAAATAGGCGATGCGAAAGAAGTATTAAACTTATCGCGCAAATATATGATCCCATTCCTTGAGCGCCTCGACGCATTCGGACACACAAAACGAGTCGAGAACAAACGAATTTGGCAATAA
- a CDS encoding SDR family oxidoreductase — MSIVVTGTTGILGGLVIEHLLKKVPAKEIIASVRNVEKAANLADLGVEVRHGDYMDMESMKKSFEGASKVLFISSPDTDNTLRVRQHANVVQAARDAGVKHIAYTGYAFGEQSQVPLAFVHMATEYAIRTTNIPYTFLRNSLYMEVFVNPGLNAAIESGELVTNAGNGKLNAVTRNDLALAAATVLTEEGHENKSYNLVNPQPWSFDELAQIITEVTGKNVVHRSVSYNEMKEYLVKAGLPEPVAELSAGIYQGVAEGETAKTSDDLTNLIGTPTSLKEVVKQTLQG; from the coding sequence ATGTCAATTGTTGTGACTGGAACTACAGGCATTTTAGGAGGTCTTGTTATTGAACACCTTCTTAAAAAAGTGCCTGCAAAAGAAATTATTGCAAGCGTTCGAAATGTGGAGAAAGCTGCAAATCTTGCCGATCTTGGCGTGGAAGTTCGTCATGGGGATTATATGGATATGGAGTCTATGAAGAAATCGTTTGAAGGAGCTTCAAAGGTGCTCTTTATCTCAAGCCCGGATACTGATAATACTCTTCGTGTCCGCCAGCATGCGAATGTCGTTCAAGCTGCAAGAGATGCGGGGGTAAAACATATTGCCTATACGGGTTATGCGTTTGGTGAACAATCTCAAGTGCCTCTTGCATTCGTCCATATGGCTACGGAATATGCAATTCGTACAACGAATATTCCTTATACTTTCCTTCGTAATTCTCTTTATATGGAAGTCTTTGTAAATCCTGGACTCAATGCAGCAATAGAAAGTGGAGAATTAGTTACAAATGCAGGAAATGGAAAACTTAATGCTGTGACTCGCAATGATCTTGCTTTGGCTGCTGCAACAGTTCTTACTGAGGAAGGTCATGAAAACAAAAGCTACAATCTTGTAAACCCGCAGCCTTGGAGCTTCGATGAGCTTGCACAAATCATCACTGAAGTAACAGGTAAGAATGTTGTGCATCGATCTGTTTCATATAATGAAATGAAGGAATACCTTGTAAAGGCCGGACTCCCGGAACCTGTCGCTGAGCTTTCTGCAGGTATTTATCAAGGAGTAGCAGAAGGTGAGACAGCAAAAACATCCGATGATCTAACAAATCTAATTGGAACCCCGACTTCGCTTAAAGAAGTTGTAAAACAAACGTTACAAGGATAA
- a CDS encoding LLM class flavin-dependent oxidoreductase has translation MKLSILDQSPISSGTTAAKALQESMKLAQIGEKLGYTRYWIAEHHDLPGLACSAPEVMLGYIGANTEKIRIGAGAVLLPHYKPYKIAETFNMLATLFPDRIDLGIGRAPGGTAEATMALSDYFLEQVRNMPESFNDLLHFLQNDFPSDHVFSKISASPVPEISPEPWILGTSEKSAILAAETGTAYAFGHFMSDKEGPSIMKNYLKNFKTNGRLQQPKSIVAVSAICSETTERAEELALSNLLWEIQLEKGTGKKGVPSVEEAKQYSYNSDEKKKIKNMRNKMVIGNPREVKQQLIELQTLYEADEIMIITITHSYEDRIQSYKLIANEVLSEQV, from the coding sequence ATGAAATTAAGTATTCTAGATCAATCCCCAATTTCTTCCGGAACAACAGCCGCAAAAGCATTGCAAGAATCAATGAAACTAGCGCAGATTGGAGAAAAATTAGGATATACTCGTTATTGGATTGCGGAGCACCATGATCTCCCCGGACTTGCCTGTTCTGCCCCTGAAGTCATGTTAGGATACATTGGGGCCAACACAGAAAAAATTCGTATTGGAGCTGGAGCTGTTTTACTTCCGCATTATAAACCTTATAAAATTGCCGAAACTTTTAATATGCTTGCAACCTTATTTCCGGATCGCATTGATTTAGGGATTGGAAGAGCTCCGGGAGGAACTGCTGAAGCAACGATGGCTCTTTCAGATTACTTTTTGGAACAAGTTCGGAACATGCCTGAATCTTTCAATGATCTCCTCCATTTTTTACAAAACGATTTTCCTTCCGATCATGTGTTCTCAAAAATTTCTGCTTCCCCGGTACCCGAGATCTCGCCTGAACCTTGGATTCTCGGAACGAGTGAAAAAAGTGCGATTCTTGCAGCGGAAACCGGAACTGCATATGCATTCGGACACTTTATGAGTGATAAAGAAGGACCGAGCATTATGAAAAACTATCTGAAAAATTTTAAAACCAATGGCAGGTTGCAACAGCCTAAATCAATTGTCGCTGTATCCGCGATTTGTTCCGAAACAACAGAAAGAGCAGAGGAACTTGCCTTAAGTAATCTTTTGTGGGAAATACAACTTGAAAAAGGAACAGGAAAAAAAGGGGTACCTTCAGTGGAAGAAGCAAAACAGTATTCATATAATAGCGATGAAAAAAAGAAGATCAAAAATATGAGAAACAAAATGGTGATTGGAAATCCGCGCGAAGTGAAGCAACAGCTTATTGAATTACAAACGTTATATGAAGCAGACGAAATTATGATTATTACCATTACACATAGTTATGAAGATCGTATTCAATCTTATAAACTGATTGCAAATGAAGTTTTATCTGAACAAGTTTAA
- the istB gene encoding IS21-like element helper ATPase IstB, with protein sequence MTKTVQILQEYFRHLRMTETANELPALLRNAEKMSWTYQEFLQELLMYELKRREEKNVEKRLKWAQFPYQKTLDEFYIEEQKSLSKRQLNQLRELNWLEQQYNLILLGPQGAGKTHIGIGLGIEAIHKGYKVAFSTMGELVHQLKTEEYIRKSQIQLKRIRESDLVIIDDLMYMAIDQREANLFFHLVNHLYERSSIILTSNKGPEEWSELMGDQGIMMAILDRLLHRVEVIQLNENDSYRMKHRTTIFEKQSVQN encoded by the coding sequence ATGACGAAAACAGTACAGATCCTTCAAGAGTATTTCCGCCATCTTCGGATGACGGAAACGGCTAATGAACTGCCCGCGTTACTTCGTAATGCAGAAAAAATGTCGTGGACCTATCAAGAGTTTCTACAGGAGCTCCTAATGTATGAGTTAAAACGAAGAGAAGAAAAGAATGTGGAAAAGAGATTGAAATGGGCACAGTTCCCTTATCAAAAGACATTAGATGAATTTTATATCGAAGAGCAGAAATCTCTTAGTAAGCGTCAATTAAACCAATTAAGAGAACTCAATTGGCTAGAGCAACAATACAATCTGATTCTATTAGGCCCTCAAGGGGCGGGTAAAACTCATATTGGAATTGGATTAGGGATAGAAGCCATTCATAAGGGTTATAAGGTTGCTTTTTCAACTATGGGAGAGCTTGTACACCAATTAAAAACGGAAGAGTATATAAGGAAGTCGCAAATCCAGCTTAAAAGAATAAGAGAATCAGATTTAGTCATTATTGATGATTTAATGTACATGGCTATCGATCAAAGGGAAGCAAATTTGTTCTTTCATCTAGTAAACCATCTATACGAACGTAGCTCCATTATTCTAACCTCTAACAAAGGACCAGAAGAATGGAGTGAATTGATGGGAGACCAAGGGATCATGATGGCTATTTTGGATCGTTTGCTTCATCGAGTAGAGGTCATTCAGCTAAATGAAAATGACAGTTACAGAATGAAGCATCGAACTACCATTTTTGAGAAACAAAGTGTTCAAAATTAA